One genomic segment of Natranaeroarchaeum aerophilus includes these proteins:
- the gatC gene encoding Asp-tRNA(Asn)/Glu-tRNA(Gln) amidotransferase subunit GatC encodes MSDHPAGPDTVRHVAELARVDLDDDEVDQFAEQFADILDYFETIEDVPEVDREAELVNVMRPDEERESLTQEEALSNAESSEDGYFKGPNVS; translated from the coding sequence ATGAGCGACCATCCCGCCGGACCCGACACCGTCCGTCACGTCGCGGAGCTCGCGCGGGTCGATCTCGACGACGACGAGGTCGACCAGTTCGCCGAGCAGTTCGCCGACATCCTCGACTACTTCGAGACGATCGAGGACGTGCCCGAGGTCGATCGGGAGGCCGAACTGGTAAACGTGATGCGACCGGACGAAGAGCGCGAAAGTCTGACACAGGAGGAAGCGCTGTCGAACGCCGAATCGAGTGAGGACGGCTACTTCAAGGGTCCGAACGTCTCATGA
- a CDS encoding NUDIX domain-containing protein: protein METTRHFVATVFVVHDGATALHEHEKLDMWLPPGGHIDRDELPHEAALRELEEETGLDVELISEAEGVESDTARPLPQPEQFKLEDIDRLDGAVAHQHIDFVYYARAADRVMSPAEGEAGSQAWEWFTESDLRDRREELEADVVAAGIDAIETVEE, encoded by the coding sequence ATGGAGACCACTCGACACTTCGTTGCGACCGTCTTCGTGGTCCACGACGGCGCAACGGCGTTACACGAGCACGAAAAGCTGGACATGTGGCTCCCGCCGGGCGGGCACATCGATCGCGACGAACTACCACATGAAGCGGCACTCAGAGAGCTCGAGGAGGAGACGGGGCTGGATGTCGAGCTGATCAGCGAGGCCGAGGGTGTGGAATCCGATACTGCTCGCCCCCTTCCACAACCCGAGCAGTTCAAGCTCGAAGACATCGACCGGCTCGACGGTGCGGTCGCCCACCAGCACATCGACTTCGTCTACTACGCCAGAGCGGCTGACCGGGTGATGAGTCCGGCTGAGGGGGAGGCCGGTTCACAGGCATGGGAGTGGTTCACCGAATCCGACCTCCGCGACCGTCGCGAGGAACTCGAAGCGGATGTCGTGGCGGCTGGGATCGACGCCATCGAGACTGTCGAAGAGTAG
- a CDS encoding class I SAM-dependent methyltransferase, translated as MTGSSDVRHFDIFAGFYDLFMPKADPDVLSRGLALAEHEGTTGLDVGGGTGRAARAIPDMDWTVVDASGGMLAEAAAAGIPGVRGDAARLPVVDESVEAVTIVDALHHIGRSREAIAEAVRVLAPGGVLVIREFDPTTIRGRALVAGEHLIGFDSTFFGPDELAGMLDDAGLQVSVPERGFGYTVAGVKPQ; from the coding sequence ATGACCGGATCCAGCGACGTGAGGCATTTCGACATCTTCGCCGGGTTCTACGATCTGTTCATGCCGAAAGCCGACCCGGACGTCCTGTCTCGCGGGCTGGCACTTGCTGAACACGAGGGTACGACCGGACTGGATGTCGGGGGCGGCACCGGGCGAGCCGCCCGTGCGATCCCGGACATGGACTGGACCGTCGTGGATGCCTCCGGAGGGATGCTCGCCGAAGCGGCTGCTGCCGGAATCCCGGGCGTCCGTGGCGACGCCGCACGATTGCCGGTCGTCGACGAGTCGGTCGAGGCTGTCACGATCGTCGATGCACTCCATCACATCGGCCGATCGCGCGAGGCGATCGCAGAGGCGGTTCGTGTGCTCGCGCCCGGCGGCGTGCTGGTGATTCGCGAGTTCGACCCGACCACGATCCGCGGTCGAGCGCTCGTGGCGGGCGAACACCTGATCGGCTTCGATTCGACGTTTTTCGGCCCCGACGAGCTGGCGGGGATGCTCGACGATGCGGGACTACAGGTGAGCGTCCCCGAGCGTGGCTTCGGCTACACGGTGGCGGGCGTTAAGCCCCAGTGA
- a CDS encoding transcription initiation factor IIB has protein sequence MTDTTIREHSNTREHARRQKKEQTREDGEERLDCPECDGQLVSDEERGETVCVDCGLVVDEDEIDRGPEWRAFDSKEKDQKSRVGAPTTKMMHDDGLSTNIGWQNKDAYGRSLSSRQREKMERLRTWNERFRTRDAKERNLKQALGEIDRMASALGLPKSVRETASVIYRRALDEDLLPGRSIEGVATASLYAAARQAGTPRSLDEINAVSRVDRSEVARTYRYIVRELNLEIQPADPEQYVPRFASDLEITEEAERRARDLLKTAKKEGIHSGKSPVGLAAAAVYAASLLVNEKVTQNTVSEVANISEVTIRNRYHELLEADGHAPD, from the coding sequence ATGACTGACACTACGATTCGAGAGCACTCGAATACGCGCGAGCACGCGCGAAGACAGAAGAAAGAACAGACTAGAGAAGACGGCGAGGAACGACTGGACTGTCCGGAATGTGACGGTCAACTGGTCTCCGACGAGGAGCGCGGTGAGACCGTCTGTGTCGATTGTGGTCTCGTCGTCGACGAGGACGAGATCGACCGCGGCCCGGAGTGGCGTGCGTTCGACTCCAAAGAAAAGGACCAGAAGTCCCGCGTCGGCGCACCGACGACGAAGATGATGCACGACGACGGACTGTCGACGAACATCGGCTGGCAGAACAAGGACGCCTATGGCCGGTCGCTCTCTTCCCGCCAGCGCGAGAAGATGGAGCGGCTTCGAACGTGGAACGAACGGTTCCGAACCCGCGATGCAAAGGAACGCAATCTCAAGCAGGCGCTGGGCGAAATCGATCGGATGGCCAGCGCGCTGGGCCTGCCAAAGAGCGTCCGGGAGACGGCGAGTGTCATCTACCGGCGTGCGCTCGACGAGGATCTGCTCCCGGGCCGGTCGATCGAGGGCGTCGCGACCGCGTCGCTGTACGCCGCGGCCCGACAGGCTGGAACGCCACGCAGCCTCGACGAAATTAACGCAGTGAGTCGGGTCGATCGTTCCGAAGTCGCCAGGACGTACCGCTATATCGTCCGCGAACTCAACCTGGAGATCCAGCCCGCCGATCCCGAACAGTACGTCCCCCGGTTCGCATCGGATCTGGAGATCACGGAGGAAGCGGAACGGCGCGCCCGCGACCTGCTCAAAACCGCCAAGAAAGAGGGGATCCACAGCGGCAAGAGCCCGGTCGGCCTCGCCGCCGCCGCCGTCTACGCCGCATCGCTTCTGGTCAACGAGAAAGTGACCCAGAACACGGTCAGCGAGGTGGCGAACATCTCCGAAGTGACGATCCGGAACCGGTATCACGAACTGCTCGAAGCCGACGGTCACGCCCCCGACTGA
- a CDS encoding alpha/beta fold hydrolase, with the protein MRTDASLLDAPDVESTTRTVNGVDLHVVAAGDPADPLVVLLHGFPDFWYGWREQIEPLVDAGYRVVVPDQRGYNLSDSPRGTDAYRIDDLTADIRALIESEGRESAHVIGHDWGAIVAWELGIDYPSVVHRLGIINVPHPAAFREALRSSVEQFRRSWYVFFFQLPGLPEWALARDEYRLLSDALLESGSPTAFSPVDMERYRASWRTAGSLSGLINWYRAAGLHPTDLLTGSTSGSEQVDAPTLIIWGERDTALIPDLAPMSRQYCSNGRVERFPEATHWVHQEESEAVTELLIGHLQK; encoded by the coding sequence ATGCGAACCGACGCGAGCCTGCTCGACGCTCCAGACGTCGAATCGACGACACGAACAGTCAACGGTGTCGACCTGCACGTCGTAGCTGCTGGTGATCCGGCGGACCCGCTCGTAGTCTTGCTCCACGGGTTTCCGGATTTCTGGTACGGCTGGCGCGAGCAGATCGAGCCGCTCGTCGACGCCGGATATCGGGTCGTCGTCCCGGACCAGCGCGGCTACAACCTGAGCGACTCGCCACGGGGTACCGATGCCTATCGGATCGATGACCTCACCGCGGATATCCGGGCGCTCATCGAGTCGGAGGGGCGAGAGTCCGCGCACGTTATCGGCCACGACTGGGGGGCAATCGTCGCCTGGGAGCTGGGGATCGATTATCCGTCCGTGGTCCACCGGCTTGGTATCATCAACGTCCCGCATCCGGCCGCGTTCCGTGAAGCACTGCGGTCCAGTGTGGAACAGTTCCGTCGGAGCTGGTACGTCTTCTTCTTCCAGCTCCCGGGACTTCCGGAATGGGCGCTCGCCCGCGACGAGTACCGACTGCTGAGCGACGCCCTGCTGGAGAGCGGCTCACCGACCGCGTTCTCACCCGTCGATATGGAGCGCTACCGTGCGAGCTGGCGGACCGCAGGCTCGCTGTCCGGTCTCATCAACTGGTACCGTGCGGCCGGACTTCACCCGACGGATCTACTCACGGGGAGCACGTCCGGCAGCGAGCAGGTCGACGCCCCGACGCTCATCATCTGGGGAGAACGAGATACCGCACTGATTCCAGATCTCGCACCGATGAGCCGCCAGTACTGCTCGAACGGTCGCGTCGAGCGTTTTCCGGAGGCGACCCACTGGGTCCATCAGGAGGAGTCCGAGGCAGTGACGGAGCTACTGATAGGACATCTACAAAAATGA
- a CDS encoding acyl-CoA thioesterase: MPTLMDTYIENRYRVQPNHANNYETAHGGNVMKWMDEVGAMSAMRFAGHSCVTANVDELDFQRSIPIGDNVLVEAYVYSAGRTSVQVHLRTYRENPRTGECEQTTESNFVFVALENGSPTEVPELTVESERGEELHQRALEYDP, encoded by the coding sequence ATGCCAACGCTGATGGACACCTACATCGAGAACAGGTATCGCGTCCAGCCCAACCACGCGAACAACTACGAGACCGCACACGGGGGGAACGTAATGAAATGGATGGACGAAGTGGGCGCGATGTCTGCGATGCGCTTTGCCGGCCACTCCTGTGTGACGGCGAACGTCGACGAGCTCGACTTCCAGCGCTCGATCCCGATCGGTGATAACGTGCTCGTCGAGGCGTACGTGTATTCGGCCGGTCGGACCAGCGTCCAGGTCCACCTGCGAACCTATCGTGAGAACCCCCGCACGGGCGAGTGCGAACAGACGACCGAATCCAATTTCGTGTTCGTCGCACTGGAGAACGGTTCCCCGACCGAAGTACCGGAGTTGACCGTCGAGTCCGAGCGCGGCGAGGAGTTGCACCAGCGTGCGCTCGAATACGACCCCTGA
- a CDS encoding helix-turn-helix transcriptional regulator, whose amino-acid sequence MSVSTAEAELSEEERAGLELVRETGGIHQSDLWKELDVSSRQGSRIVDSLAEKELVDREETVYEGHNTYYVSPTAMDLDFALLMAGDMLSPFIGEEEIDSQSDAFSQWMMNLAYEE is encoded by the coding sequence ATGAGCGTCTCGACCGCCGAAGCGGAGCTATCCGAAGAGGAGCGAGCGGGGCTCGAACTGGTCCGCGAGACGGGCGGGATCCACCAGAGCGATCTCTGGAAGGAACTGGATGTCTCCTCACGACAGGGAAGCCGGATCGTCGATTCACTCGCAGAAAAGGAGCTAGTCGACCGCGAGGAAACGGTCTACGAGGGACACAACACCTACTACGTCTCGCCGACTGCGATGGATCTCGACTTCGCGCTGTTGATGGCGGGGGATATGCTCTCGCCGTTTATCGGCGAGGAGGAGATCGATTCACAGAGTGACGCCTTTTCGCAGTGGATGATGAACCTCGCCTACGAGGAGTAG
- the gatA gene encoding Asp-tRNA(Asn)/Glu-tRNA(Gln) amidotransferase subunit GatA translates to MTENVYITEERIDGEGEGQLAGKTVAVKDNISTEGVRTTCGSAMLDEYVPPYDATVVERLKEAGATINGKTNMDEFGMGTTTETSAFGATDNPAAPGHVPGGSSGGSAAAVAAGEADLALGTDTGGSVRCPAAFCGVVGIKPTYGLVSRYGLIAYGNSLEQVGPLAPSVEGAAELLDVIAGEDPNDATTRERPDTDYAAAADGDVDGLRIGVPTELVEGADEGVVEQFWSAIDKLEAQGARYHEVSLPSVKHAVEAYYVIAMSEASSNLARFDGVRYGQSGGFDGNWNEAFSAARREGFGDEVKRRILLGTFALSAGYQDKYYKKAQDARAWVKQDFDEALSEADVLASPTMPITPFELGESLDDPLKMYLADANTTPVNLADLPAISVPAGEVDGLPVGIQFVGPAFGEEQIIRAGSALD, encoded by the coding sequence ATGACCGAGAACGTCTACATTACCGAAGAACGGATCGACGGTGAGGGTGAGGGGCAACTTGCAGGAAAAACCGTCGCGGTCAAGGACAACATCTCTACCGAGGGCGTCCGGACGACCTGTGGCTCCGCGATGCTCGACGAGTACGTCCCGCCCTACGACGCGACAGTCGTCGAACGTCTCAAAGAGGCGGGTGCGACGATCAACGGCAAGACGAACATGGACGAGTTCGGGATGGGGACGACGACCGAAACCTCCGCGTTCGGCGCGACCGACAACCCTGCCGCGCCGGGTCACGTCCCCGGTGGCTCCTCCGGCGGCTCTGCCGCCGCGGTCGCCGCTGGTGAGGCCGACCTTGCGCTGGGAACCGATACTGGCGGCTCGGTGCGTTGTCCCGCCGCCTTCTGTGGCGTCGTCGGCATCAAGCCCACATACGGGCTGGTCTCGCGGTACGGGCTGATCGCCTACGGCAACAGTCTGGAACAGGTTGGCCCGCTCGCCCCGAGCGTCGAGGGCGCCGCCGAACTGCTCGATGTCATCGCTGGCGAGGATCCCAACGACGCGACAACACGGGAGCGACCCGATACCGACTACGCCGCCGCAGCTGACGGCGATGTCGACGGACTCCGGATCGGCGTCCCGACCGAACTCGTCGAGGGGGCCGACGAGGGCGTCGTCGAGCAGTTCTGGAGTGCCATCGACAAACTCGAAGCGCAGGGCGCACGCTATCATGAAGTGAGCCTTCCCTCGGTCAAGCACGCCGTGGAAGCGTACTACGTGATCGCGATGTCGGAAGCCTCCTCGAACCTCGCCAGATTCGATGGCGTCCGGTACGGCCAGTCCGGCGGGTTCGACGGCAACTGGAACGAGGCGTTCTCGGCGGCACGACGCGAGGGCTTTGGCGACGAGGTAAAAAGACGCATCCTGCTTGGCACCTTCGCTCTGTCTGCGGGCTATCAGGACAAGTACTACAAGAAAGCCCAGGACGCCCGGGCGTGGGTCAAACAGGACTTCGACGAGGCACTGTCGGAGGCAGACGTCCTCGCCAGCCCGACCATGCCGATCACGCCCTTCGAGCTCGGCGAGAGTCTCGACGATCCGCTGAAGATGTACCTCGCCGATGCGAACACCACACCGGTCAACCTCGCCGACCTCCCCGCAATCTCTGTTCCGGCGGGCGAGGTCGACGGGCTGCCAGTCGGGATCCAGTTCGTCGGGCCTGCCTTTGGCGAAGAACAGATAATTCGCGCCGGATCGGCTCTGGACTAA